A part of Pseudoalteromonas arctica A 37-1-2 genomic DNA contains:
- a CDS encoding tetratricopeptide repeat protein: MNAKKRPQLISVKTILAILAVSCFALYALFPHTLFFEDDELSQDYTFEKSYLNAALNTEPDNEKLRAKLVELHIGLSEYSQATNELEKLPRGERKATLEIKLFYSLWLASGANIDDRFEELSLKIGAHKNWNEQILTIAKAVGLNAKVAQYYQKNKQPLLAADYWLSSGEPDKALAIYKTNINADIAAKAIETALGANNPIQAYAWWKTYGDKADVKRTLYLANLAGNTEDAAQAIESLLKAEPNNTDYLTKAMHLRLANGNAKGAEQLLAQLLLQSSDDKELHLLNWKIKRWQNKPKEALREFKWLMSNKAVTPAMLTDSINDATALYLYQDANDIYEYKAQNRSLKGNGFANWMQANEFIGNTKQELNNIERFEQINGKSALSQYWKAKVLHDTGNLEALRALWPIYKGPKNEEDLLWIARAFWLNDDFATALQVLKSKQESSDDEFWSANVDMATRVQDKAHELYALEQLQKISPLSVGDMLHYQQLRFEGRPQELLDYLWKSASQTDRQLIQIALLSTQVNDAKSVARIHAELDKQRYNKALYPAWLILSNWYQNQSDLNSAYTTLNRAAKLSEYDSDVVLAQGWLALQMHDTVMIGRILARYSQSDPSYAWTQLLASLSIYDKSYNSAYFYLRKLAIADPSDLTTLVNLADVMKQLGYYANAAELNHYLLQHLPKDKYAYRGLMFRWAGAMAVPHLMQLNTMEELAPDTIGEPQTNWWLARRAAQKLEPWQKLQLYMTNGEFNKAKQLIAEGSLSKLDELNALLYLKQPYATMQRWYEELTGEANESQLSLLRNARASYFRALEINLSPEAGLNSSQYDVNVYFPYANGQWKLSLSNQQNLDNNGLLFAIEDKMTFGRWYFDAKIDSHQGSLVSRQGFSLDSRYQWDSRTQVGLKLEYNVENRQSEALLSYAQLDKATAYVNYNIDGRQNVQLSAAAMSFSRRSDGSSLINGQEYNARYQYSILKDRPIWNAYFSAQWQDFERVNALINTESRPLRVDLQPFRRFALGTSFASTGSLEPPYLGASPSWLFDISTGYQTLNDTVDVSVSSGAGWSVLGDDLFKLQLGYQSSNKVGNSDTQLQLGYYVHF; this comes from the coding sequence ATGAATGCTAAAAAGCGCCCTCAGTTAATTTCTGTAAAAACAATATTAGCAATATTAGCTGTAAGTTGTTTTGCACTTTATGCATTATTTCCTCACACCTTATTTTTTGAAGATGATGAACTTTCACAAGATTATACCTTTGAAAAATCGTACCTTAATGCAGCGCTCAACACAGAGCCCGACAACGAAAAGCTACGCGCAAAATTAGTTGAGCTGCATATAGGGCTTAGTGAGTATTCACAAGCCACTAACGAGCTTGAAAAACTACCTAGAGGTGAGCGCAAAGCGACGCTTGAAATAAAGCTGTTTTACTCATTATGGCTAGCAAGCGGGGCTAATATTGACGACCGTTTTGAAGAACTATCTTTAAAAATAGGTGCTCATAAAAATTGGAACGAACAAATACTAACTATTGCAAAAGCAGTTGGGTTAAACGCAAAAGTTGCTCAGTACTATCAAAAAAATAAACAGCCACTCCTTGCAGCCGATTACTGGTTAAGCTCAGGGGAACCTGACAAAGCACTCGCAATTTATAAAACAAATATAAATGCTGACATTGCAGCTAAAGCGATTGAAACTGCACTGGGCGCAAATAACCCGATTCAAGCTTATGCATGGTGGAAAACCTATGGTGACAAAGCCGATGTTAAACGCACCCTTTATTTAGCTAACCTAGCTGGCAACACAGAAGATGCAGCTCAAGCCATTGAAAGCTTATTAAAAGCTGAGCCAAATAACACCGACTACTTAACAAAAGCAATGCACCTACGTTTAGCAAATGGAAATGCAAAAGGGGCAGAACAATTACTCGCACAGTTATTACTACAGAGCTCAGATGACAAAGAGCTACATTTATTAAATTGGAAGATAAAGCGCTGGCAAAACAAGCCTAAAGAAGCACTTCGAGAATTTAAGTGGCTAATGTCTAACAAAGCCGTAACTCCTGCGATGCTTACCGACAGTATTAACGATGCCACCGCTTTATATTTATACCAAGATGCTAATGATATATACGAATATAAAGCTCAAAACAGAAGTCTGAAAGGCAATGGTTTTGCTAATTGGATGCAAGCTAACGAATTTATTGGTAACACAAAGCAAGAGTTAAACAATATTGAACGCTTTGAGCAAATAAATGGTAAAAGTGCATTATCACAATATTGGAAAGCAAAAGTACTTCACGATACTGGTAATTTAGAAGCGCTAAGAGCCCTGTGGCCTATATATAAAGGGCCTAAAAATGAAGAAGACTTACTTTGGATTGCCCGCGCATTTTGGCTAAACGATGACTTTGCTACAGCTCTGCAAGTACTAAAAAGTAAGCAAGAAAGTTCTGATGATGAGTTTTGGAGCGCCAATGTAGATATGGCTACGCGAGTCCAAGACAAAGCTCATGAGCTATATGCATTAGAGCAGTTACAAAAAATAAGCCCTTTAAGCGTAGGCGACATGTTGCACTACCAACAATTACGCTTTGAAGGTCGGCCTCAGGAGCTTCTTGATTATTTATGGAAAAGTGCGTCGCAAACTGACCGTCAATTGATTCAAATTGCATTATTAAGTACACAAGTAAATGATGCTAAATCAGTTGCACGTATTCATGCTGAACTTGATAAGCAGCGCTACAATAAAGCCCTCTACCCTGCTTGGTTAATTCTTTCAAATTGGTATCAAAACCAAAGTGATTTAAATTCAGCTTATACAACTTTAAACCGCGCTGCTAAATTAAGCGAATATGACTCTGATGTTGTGCTTGCACAAGGTTGGTTAGCGCTGCAAATGCATGACACTGTAATGATTGGCCGCATTTTAGCTCGCTATTCTCAAAGCGATCCTTCCTATGCGTGGACCCAGCTATTAGCAAGCTTATCTATTTATGATAAATCATATAACAGTGCTTACTTTTATTTGCGTAAATTAGCCATTGCAGATCCAAGTGACTTAACAACACTGGTTAACTTAGCCGATGTAATGAAACAACTTGGCTACTATGCAAATGCTGCTGAACTTAATCACTATTTACTGCAACACTTACCTAAAGATAAATATGCATACAGAGGCTTAATGTTCCGCTGGGCGGGCGCGATGGCTGTTCCTCATTTAATGCAATTAAACACAATGGAAGAACTTGCCCCCGACACTATTGGTGAGCCCCAAACAAACTGGTGGTTAGCGCGCAGGGCTGCACAAAAATTAGAGCCATGGCAAAAACTACAACTTTATATGACCAACGGCGAATTTAATAAAGCGAAACAGCTTATAGCTGAAGGTTCACTAAGCAAATTAGATGAGCTAAACGCCCTACTCTATTTAAAACAACCCTATGCCACCATGCAACGTTGGTACGAAGAACTCACTGGCGAGGCAAATGAATCGCAATTGAGTTTACTCAGAAATGCACGCGCATCCTATTTTAGAGCGCTTGAAATAAACCTATCGCCAGAGGCTGGTTTAAACAGTAGCCAGTACGATGTAAACGTTTATTTTCCTTATGCTAATGGGCAATGGAAATTAAGTTTAAGTAATCAGCAAAATCTTGATAACAACGGATTACTGTTTGCGATAGAAGATAAGATGACATTTGGTCGTTGGTATTTTGATGCAAAAATAGATTCTCACCAAGGCAGCTTAGTTAGCCGTCAAGGTTTTAGCTTGGACTCTCGTTATCAATGGGATTCGCGTACACAGGTAGGTTTAAAGCTTGAATATAATGTTGAAAACCGTCAATCAGAAGCGCTACTTAGCTATGCTCAGCTAGATAAAGCCACGGCCTATGTTAACTACAATATTGATGGTAGACAAAACGTACAGCTATCAGCAGCAGCGATGTCTTTTTCTCGAAGAAGCGATGGAAGCTCACTAATAAATGGCCAAGAATATAATGCACGTTACCAATACAGCATTTTAAAAGACCGCCCAATTTGGAACGCTTATTTTAGTGCGCAATGGCAAGACTTTGAACGTGTAAATGCATTAATAAATACAGAATCAAGACCTCTAAGAGTTGACCTTCAACCATTTAGACGTTTTGCACTAGGGACCTCATTTGCTTCAACTGGTTCTTTAGAACCTCCTTATTTAGGCGCAAGCCCTTCATGGTTATTTGATATAAGTACTGGCTATCAAACACTTAACGATACAGTAGATGTATCAGTTTCAAGTGGCGCTGGTTGGTCTGTACTGGGCGATGATTTATTTAAATTACAACTGGGTTACCAAAGTAGTAATAAAGTGGGTAACTCAGATACACAATTACAATTAGGTTATTACGTACATTTTTAA